In Apostichopus japonicus isolate 1M-3 chromosome 3, ASM3797524v1, whole genome shotgun sequence, a single genomic region encodes these proteins:
- the LOC139959827 gene encoding ras-related protein Rab-2, whose amino-acid sequence MSYAYLFKYIIIGDTGVGKSCLLLQFTDKRFQPVHDLTIGVEFGARMINIDGKQIKLQIWDTAGQESFRSITRSYYRGAAGALLVYDITRRDTFNHLTTWLEDARQHSSSNMVIMLIGNKSDLEARRDVQKEEGEAFAREHGLIFMETSAKTAANVEEAFINTAKEIYQKIQEGVFDINNESNGIKIGPQHSPNNPSGPAPGGDRSQGGGCC is encoded by the exons ATGTCTTACGCCTATCTTTTCAAGTATATTATTATAGGAGACACGG GTGTTGGGAAATCATGTCTACTCTTGCAGTTCACAGACAAAAGATTTCAACCTGTCCATGATCTTACAATAG gAGTTGAATTTGGTGCAAGAATGATTAATATCGACGGCAAACAAATAAAGCTACAGATATGGGATACA GCCGGTCAAGAATCATTCCGTTCAATTACAAGATCATACTACAGAGGTGCTGCTGGTGCCCTGTTGGtgtatgacatcacaag GCGAGACACATTCAATCACCTTACCACCTGGCTAGAAGATGCTCGTCAACACTCTAGCTCAAACATGGTTATTATGTTGATTGGGAACAAAAG TGACCTGGAGGCAAGAAGGGACGTACAGAAGGAGGAAGGAGAAGCGTTCGCCAGGGAACACGGTCTGATATTTATGGAGACTTCTGCCAAGACTGCAGCAAATGTGGAAGAAGCTTTTATCAACACTGCCAAGGAAATCTACCAGAAAATACAAGAAGGTGTTTTTGATATCAACAATGAG TCTAATGGAATCAAAATAGGACCACAGCATTCACCGAACAACCCCTCGGGCCCAGCGCCAGGAGGTGACCGCAGTCAAGGGGGTGGATGTTGCTAG